The following proteins are co-located in the Dyadobacter chenwenxiniae genome:
- a CDS encoding ankyrin repeat domain-containing protein produces the protein MTQNSDLFRGEDCKIAEAVCNEDLNYLESHLNESNINHLNEGGLTFINLAYLKNKKKSFKWLINHSADPNVPIYQNGSYLTFLLNLAIKDDSNFYYQLLIGKGDFELKDYKGLSPVHNALRVSQFERALELIDAGANINVVDSHHQTPVFYLCQIGNYELAYKFLQRGADIDIPDDGGIKIAFMISNDQLPIKSKAYFWQQKILEEFIYH, from the coding sequence ATGACACAAAACAGTGATTTATTCCGAGGAGAAGATTGTAAAATAGCAGAAGCTGTTTGCAATGAGGATTTGAATTATCTGGAAAGTCATTTAAACGAATCTAATATAAATCATCTGAATGAAGGTGGATTGACATTTATTAATCTAGCCTATTTAAAAAATAAAAAAAAATCTTTTAAGTGGCTGATAAATCACTCAGCGGATCCAAACGTGCCGATTTATCAAAATGGCTCATATCTAACTTTTTTACTGAATTTGGCAATAAAAGATGATTCAAATTTTTATTATCAGCTTCTTATTGGTAAAGGAGATTTTGAATTGAAAGATTATAAAGGGCTTAGTCCGGTACATAATGCATTAAGAGTTTCACAGTTTGAAAGAGCTTTGGAATTAATAGATGCGGGTGCCAATATTAATGTAGTTGATAGTCATCATCAGACTCCAGTCTTTTATTTATGCCAGATTGGTAATTATGAACTGGCGTATAAATTTCTACAACGCGGTGCAGATATAGATATACCGGATGATGGAGGAATTAAAATAGCTTTTATGATTTCCAATGACCAGCT
- a CDS encoding lipase family protein: MDILFTQKALGCAENCISKQPNKESRYLRRQSLIYEGKQSGNEILMLAAERLERNSRAVENAKLSKDVYDADKNFISPIEGQPEGWHKLDEAELNSIGINKSDLIDPISDFKAAIYKPSFKSPPPKYVVAFAGTDSVTDMEHNIKQGLGKKSEQYNYAMEIAKRIQNRVGTANVEFTGHSLGGGLASAASTVTGSKASTINSAGLNMATVKRLGIDPEVFEARAKNIDAFYSKSDPLNNIQDNFSLTPKAIGNRFDVNVPNMDQHSWLALIIPVIALSFLSPILSVVYGLRKSGNMALQGHSVDQMIVNFEYEKNMDEYILSIGKDTSMLG; encoded by the coding sequence ATGGATATTCTGTTTACTCAAAAAGCATTGGGATGTGCTGAAAATTGTATTTCTAAACAACCGAACAAGGAGAGCAGGTATCTTAGAAGGCAATCTCTAATTTACGAGGGTAAGCAAAGTGGTAATGAAATTTTGATGTTAGCTGCTGAAAGGTTAGAACGAAACAGTCGGGCAGTAGAAAATGCCAAACTGAGTAAGGATGTTTATGATGCAGACAAGAATTTTATATCACCTATTGAAGGTCAACCCGAGGGTTGGCATAAACTTGATGAAGCGGAACTTAATTCGATTGGTATTAATAAGTCAGATTTAATAGATCCCATCAGCGATTTTAAAGCAGCAATTTATAAACCTAGTTTTAAATCTCCTCCTCCAAAATATGTCGTCGCTTTTGCAGGAACTGATTCCGTTACTGATATGGAACACAATATCAAACAAGGTTTGGGAAAAAAGTCAGAACAATATAACTATGCTATGGAAATAGCTAAAAGGATTCAAAACAGAGTTGGGACTGCAAACGTAGAGTTCACTGGCCATTCATTGGGAGGAGGACTTGCTTCTGCGGCAAGCACTGTTACGGGCAGTAAAGCTTCAACTATTAACTCTGCGGGGCTCAACATGGCGACAGTAAAGCGCTTAGGGATTGATCCCGAGGTATTTGAAGCCAGGGCTAAGAACATTGACGCATTTTATTCTAAAAGCGACCCGCTTAATAACATACAGGACAATTTTTCGCTTACTCCAAAAGCCATAGGCAACAGATTCGATGTTAATGTTCCGAATATGGATCAACATTCATGGCTTGCGTTAATTATTCCTGTAATTGCCCTTAGTTTTCTCTCACCCATATTATCAGTGGTCTATGGCCTGCGTAAGAGTGGGAACATGGCCTTGCAGGGGCATAGTGTTGATCAAATGATTGTCAACTTTGAATATGAAAAAAATATGGATGAATATATCTTGTCAATCGGTAAAGATACGTCTATGCTTGGGTAG
- a CDS encoding PKD domain-containing protein, producing the protein MRRILIQFLLLAIVFGCHKELPPQPVAVFTFAPETCTAPCKVTFTSRSENANNLEWDFDDGKGIKTGSGPIEYNFEDGKDYYVKLIAKSADGGSHGITQKVVVNAKPASKPEAIFSVTLDHDSIAPATATFSNLSKNAKTYLWNFGDEENSTPSNPNTSKEQNPKHRYEKPGKYSVSLTSYNEENVASEPKVIVVEVKSMKPIANFTFPENECFAPCEIAFTNKSTGAKSYSWDFGDEGAKSAEISPKHTFKEAKSYIVTLTAFGDGGQSNVKTDTVIIKKSESNAVSISSEWNEPRDIIADAVGNIYICGITRGETRFGDGRVFSSNSKGKNDFYIAKYNISGQMIWAYVDGSVEDDAANGMALDDQGNVYLTGFVGGAVQINNIIPQGNSDGFVAKFNAAGVRQWFTLYGGPDNDDGAALAFYNTPEGPRVYLAGNLTGDPRRDNINFFNGAPKMSAFDEDIVFVFVDANNGMIRQPTILTHVGNQRVNALKVDSDGNAYLAGTFEDVIIFPGSDPPLESLGRTDAFVAKWILHPGRFEWSRRAGSPNEDSGYDVVIDNGRNVYVTGKYIGPLTPLGVGSRGDINVFLGRWNADGSTNNEIPWGKSGFNNGNNDYPGGIAISPSGNILISGSYPGTGSFPFDTRVPFESQGSTDMIIAEVGAGDGLATNKFQITGGGRGEDQGIKICVSPDGHVYSAGFFSGTATFNGKELSTTGSRNTYIVKYKY; encoded by the coding sequence ATGAGAAGAATTTTAATTCAGTTTTTGTTACTGGCAATCGTTTTCGGCTGTCATAAAGAGCTGCCACCGCAGCCGGTAGCTGTATTTACTTTCGCGCCAGAAACCTGCACTGCACCTTGTAAGGTAACATTCACCAGCAGATCGGAAAATGCAAATAACCTCGAATGGGATTTTGATGATGGAAAAGGTATCAAAACAGGCAGCGGGCCAATTGAATATAATTTTGAAGACGGAAAAGACTACTATGTTAAGCTAATTGCTAAAAGTGCGGACGGAGGCAGTCATGGAATCACACAGAAAGTCGTGGTGAATGCCAAACCGGCCTCAAAACCAGAAGCCATTTTTTCAGTTACGCTCGACCATGATAGCATAGCGCCAGCTACGGCGACATTCAGCAATCTATCTAAAAATGCTAAAACTTATCTATGGAACTTCGGTGACGAAGAAAATAGCACTCCGTCTAATCCAAATACCAGCAAAGAGCAGAATCCGAAACACCGATATGAAAAGCCCGGAAAATATAGCGTATCGTTAACATCTTATAATGAAGAAAATGTAGCTTCCGAACCAAAGGTTATCGTAGTTGAAGTCAAGTCAATGAAACCTATCGCTAACTTCACCTTTCCTGAGAATGAATGCTTTGCCCCCTGTGAAATTGCTTTCACAAATAAGTCAACCGGTGCGAAATCATATAGCTGGGATTTTGGAGATGAAGGTGCGAAGAGCGCAGAGATTTCACCCAAACATACATTCAAAGAAGCTAAATCCTATATCGTAACTCTGACTGCTTTTGGCGATGGAGGCCAAAGCAATGTTAAGACAGATACGGTTATTATAAAGAAGAGCGAATCTAATGCGGTGAGTATTTCCAGCGAATGGAATGAGCCTCGTGACATCATTGCTGACGCAGTTGGAAATATATACATATGTGGTATAACGAGAGGCGAAACCAGATTTGGTGACGGAAGAGTTTTTTCCTCCAATTCAAAAGGTAAAAACGATTTTTACATTGCGAAATATAACATCTCTGGGCAGATGATCTGGGCATACGTGGATGGAAGTGTAGAAGATGACGCTGCGAATGGCATGGCCCTGGATGATCAAGGGAATGTATACCTTACCGGTTTCGTCGGTGGTGCAGTACAAATTAACAATATAATACCCCAGGGTAACTCTGATGGCTTCGTTGCCAAATTCAATGCCGCAGGTGTGCGGCAATGGTTTACTCTTTATGGAGGCCCCGACAATGATGATGGTGCAGCATTGGCATTTTATAATACTCCAGAAGGCCCAAGAGTCTACTTAGCAGGCAACCTCACTGGCGATCCAAGAAGAGATAACATAAATTTTTTCAACGGAGCCCCGAAGATGTCTGCCTTCGATGAGGATATTGTTTTTGTTTTTGTAGACGCAAATAATGGAATGATCAGGCAGCCTACTATTTTGACACATGTTGGTAATCAGCGCGTTAATGCCTTGAAAGTGGATAGCGACGGAAATGCTTACTTAGCCGGAACATTTGAAGATGTAATTATCTTTCCAGGGTCCGACCCACCGCTCGAGTCGCTTGGTCGGACTGATGCCTTTGTTGCGAAATGGATATTACACCCAGGCCGCTTCGAGTGGTCCAGACGAGCAGGATCTCCAAATGAAGACTCCGGATATGATGTTGTAATTGATAACGGGAGAAACGTATATGTAACGGGAAAATATATTGGCCCTTTAACTCCCTTGGGTGTAGGCAGTAGAGGAGATATTAATGTTTTCCTTGGCAGATGGAATGCCGACGGAAGTACAAATAACGAAATCCCCTGGGGTAAAAGCGGTTTCAATAATGGCAACAATGATTATCCTGGTGGCATTGCCATTAGTCCAAGCGGAAATATTTTAATATCCGGATCCTATCCTGGCACAGGCAGTTTTCCTTTTGATACCCGGGTTCCTTTTGAATCGCAAGGGAGCACCGATATGATCATAGCAGAGGTTGGCGCGGGTGATGGCCTGGCAACAAACAAATTCCAGATCACCGGTGGAGGACGAGGCGAAGACCAGGGAATCAAAATTTGCGTGTCGCCTGATGGCCATGTGTACAGTGCCGGATTTTTTTCCGGAACGGCAACATTCAACGGTAAGGAGCTTTCTACGACTGGATCTCGCAATACCTATATCGTAAAATACAAATACTAA